The following coding sequences are from one Kallotenue papyrolyticum window:
- the galK gene encoding galactokinase has product MAHTAADRRRIAMIRQFCARFDAPPTHLSRAPGRVNLIGEHTDYNDGFVLPAAIDRAAYVLARARPDRRLRLYAVQYAAEATLDLDRLRPDVVQGWAAYVAGMADELSRADFAIGGADLLIDGDVPQGAGLSSSAALEVAVGAALLALSGHPPDPVALARAGQQTEHRYIHVRSGIMDQLIAALGRRHHALLIDCRDYRSEPIPLRPDVAIVVCNSKVRRELAHSGYNTRRAECDEAVRLLRERLPHIRALRDVDMAHLEANAERLPPPILKRARHVVSENERVLQSAEALKRGDIQRFGALMNEAHRSYRDDFEASTPEIEVLVSTAQGLPGVYGSRLTGGGWGGCTVSLVATDQVEQVCSRIAATYEREVGYAPEIYVCAASDGVTVQPLDADQQHS; this is encoded by the coding sequence ATGGCACACACCGCTGCGGATCGCCGGCGGATCGCCATGATCCGCCAGTTTTGCGCGCGGTTCGACGCGCCGCCAACCCATCTCAGCCGCGCGCCGGGCCGCGTCAACCTGATCGGCGAGCATACCGACTACAACGATGGCTTCGTGCTGCCGGCAGCGATCGACCGCGCCGCCTACGTGCTTGCCCGCGCGCGGCCCGATCGCCGCCTGCGCCTGTACGCGGTCCAGTACGCGGCCGAGGCCACCCTCGATCTGGATCGCCTCCGGCCGGACGTCGTGCAGGGCTGGGCAGCCTACGTCGCCGGCATGGCCGACGAGCTGAGCCGCGCCGACTTCGCCATCGGCGGGGCCGACCTGCTGATCGATGGCGATGTGCCGCAGGGCGCCGGCCTGTCCTCCTCCGCCGCGCTGGAGGTTGCGGTTGGCGCAGCGCTGCTGGCGCTCAGCGGCCACCCGCCCGATCCCGTGGCCCTGGCGCGCGCCGGACAGCAGACCGAACACCGCTACATCCATGTGCGCTCCGGGATCATGGACCAGTTGATCGCCGCGCTCGGACGCCGCCACCACGCGCTGCTGATCGACTGCCGCGACTACCGCAGCGAGCCGATCCCGCTGCGCCCGGACGTGGCCATCGTGGTCTGCAACAGCAAGGTGCGGCGCGAACTGGCGCACTCCGGCTACAACACCCGCCGCGCCGAGTGCGACGAAGCCGTGCGCCTGCTGCGCGAGCGCCTGCCGCACATTCGCGCCCTGCGCGATGTGGATATGGCGCACCTGGAAGCCAACGCCGAGCGTCTGCCGCCGCCGATCCTCAAACGCGCGCGCCATGTCGTCAGCGAAAACGAGCGCGTGCTGCAGAGCGCCGAGGCGCTCAAACGCGGCGATATCCAACGCTTTGGCGCGTTGATGAACGAGGCCCATCGCAGCTACCGCGACGATTTCGAGGCCAGCACGCCGGAGATCGAAGTGCTGGTCAGCACCGCGCAGGGCCTGCCGGGCGTGTATGGCTCACGCCTGACCGGCGGCGGCTGGGGTGGCTGTACCGTCAGCCTGGTAGCCACCGATCAGGTTGAGCAGGTTTGCAGCCGTATCGCCGCGACCTACGAGCGCGAGGTAGGCTACGCGCCGGAGATCTACGTCTGTGCCGCGTCCGACGGCGTGACGGTCCAGCCGCTCGACGCGGATCAACAACACAGCTAG
- a CDS encoding VWA domain-containing protein — protein sequence MSIIFRSPLWLLCLPPLLLAGIWLARGTALPRLARGVRLLMLACIVIALADPVRPGMPEAAPLLVLVDQSASLAPEQRAEAWRMAQHIAAQRTGARTTLAAFGAEVALAQHATPPAVADQGTDLRGALAFAAGLQPAGGRVLLISDGGATTPGADALAQQLRSQGVRVDVLPLERGTPPDARVAAITLPPGLRAGQRVRGQVILVSDQPRQATLALSFNAAPLGEQSVALEAGRTAINVELSVPREGVHRLRAELRLEDTYPQNNALETALSVGPPPRVLVVERRPDAAARLRDTLEQQGIQSEALRPADLSSRLSELARFDAIVLQDVPAGALSLDQQRALEAFVRSLGHGLIALGGASSYSLGGYRDTPLEAVLPVSMEVPPRRERQQVALLLIVDRSASMHGFDPRTSKIAMAKGAALAATQVLVPDDRIGVLTFDTETVWTVPFTAIGAGLELAEIQDRIAAIELGGGTDIYRALGIGLPELARQSSAVRHAVLLTDGRSPISDPTAYDRLMQAARDAKITLSTIAIGEDADTELLQRLADLGGGRYHFAADPGDLPQLTMMETEIARDDPRVEGAFQPQPAGAHPIVRGLVPSQLPQLGGYLAVTPKAEAEVVLRSPQDDPILATWQYGLGRAVAWTSDGGEAWGAAWQTWADAPAFWSQVLSYTFPDPGQGPLTVRIDDRGPTPRMVAEARDEDGAPLDLADVGARVRLPDGTEQTLRLLQVAPGRYEAPLPAATTGAYQVDVALRKAALHLQTSTGWSRPYPAEYAVAADRALLERIATSSGGQVLSTPEAALRELQAGQPRPTRAFWPWLIGAALALWPLEIAIRRGWLGRR from the coding sequence ATGAGCATTATCTTTCGTTCGCCGCTCTGGTTGCTCTGCCTGCCGCCATTGCTACTGGCCGGCATCTGGCTGGCGCGCGGCACGGCCCTGCCCCGCCTGGCGCGCGGGGTACGCCTGCTGATGCTGGCCTGTATCGTGATCGCGCTGGCCGATCCGGTGCGCCCGGGCATGCCCGAAGCCGCGCCGCTGCTGGTGCTGGTCGATCAATCGGCCAGCCTGGCGCCGGAGCAGCGCGCCGAGGCCTGGCGCATGGCGCAACACATCGCTGCGCAACGCACAGGGGCGCGCACCACGCTGGCCGCCTTTGGCGCGGAGGTCGCCCTGGCGCAGCATGCCACACCACCCGCCGTCGCCGACCAGGGCACCGATCTGCGTGGCGCGCTGGCCTTTGCCGCCGGACTGCAACCGGCGGGCGGACGCGTGCTGCTGATCTCGGATGGCGGCGCAACCACGCCGGGCGCGGATGCGCTCGCGCAGCAGTTGCGCAGCCAGGGTGTGCGCGTCGATGTGCTGCCGCTGGAGCGCGGCACGCCACCCGATGCGCGCGTAGCGGCGATCACGCTCCCACCGGGGCTGCGCGCCGGTCAGCGCGTGCGCGGTCAGGTGATCCTGGTCAGCGACCAGCCACGGCAGGCCACGCTCGCGCTCAGCTTCAACGCCGCGCCGCTCGGTGAGCAGTCGGTTGCGCTCGAGGCGGGCCGCACGGCGATCAACGTCGAGCTCAGTGTGCCCCGCGAGGGCGTTCACCGTCTGCGCGCCGAGCTGCGCCTGGAGGATACCTACCCGCAGAACAATGCGCTTGAAACCGCGCTGAGCGTCGGACCACCGCCACGCGTGCTGGTAGTGGAGCGGCGGCCCGACGCCGCTGCCCGGCTGCGCGACACGCTCGAACAGCAAGGCATCCAGAGCGAGGCGCTGCGCCCTGCCGATCTGTCGAGCCGGCTCTCGGAGCTGGCGCGCTTCGATGCGATCGTGCTGCAGGATGTGCCCGCCGGCGCGCTCTCCTTGGATCAGCAGCGCGCCCTGGAAGCCTTTGTGCGCAGCCTGGGCCATGGACTGATCGCGCTGGGCGGCGCCAGCAGCTACAGCCTGGGCGGCTACCGCGATACGCCGCTGGAGGCCGTCCTGCCGGTAAGCATGGAGGTGCCGCCGCGCCGCGAACGGCAACAGGTCGCCCTACTGCTGATCGTGGATCGCTCGGCCAGCATGCATGGCTTCGATCCGCGCACCAGCAAGATCGCCATGGCCAAGGGCGCAGCGCTGGCCGCGACCCAGGTGCTGGTGCCCGACGATCGCATCGGCGTGCTGACCTTCGATACCGAAACGGTCTGGACGGTGCCCTTCACCGCCATCGGTGCCGGGCTAGAGCTGGCCGAGATCCAGGATCGCATCGCCGCGATCGAGCTGGGCGGCGGCACCGACATCTATCGCGCCCTGGGCATCGGCCTGCCGGAGCTGGCGCGCCAGAGCAGCGCCGTGCGCCACGCCGTGCTGCTCACCGACGGACGCTCACCGATCAGCGATCCGACAGCCTACGACCGCCTGATGCAGGCCGCGCGTGACGCCAAGATCACCCTCTCGACGATCGCCATCGGCGAGGACGCCGATACCGAACTGCTGCAACGCCTGGCCGATCTGGGTGGCGGGCGCTACCACTTCGCCGCCGATCCCGGCGATCTGCCGCAACTGACCATGATGGAAACCGAGATCGCCCGCGACGACCCGCGCGTCGAGGGCGCCTTCCAGCCCCAACCGGCGGGCGCCCACCCCATCGTGCGCGGGCTGGTGCCGAGCCAACTGCCGCAGCTCGGCGGCTACCTTGCCGTCACCCCCAAAGCGGAGGCAGAGGTGGTGCTGCGCTCACCACAGGACGATCCGATCCTGGCGACTTGGCAGTACGGCCTGGGGCGCGCCGTGGCCTGGACCTCCGACGGCGGCGAGGCCTGGGGCGCGGCCTGGCAGACCTGGGCCGACGCGCCCGCCTTCTGGTCGCAGGTGCTCAGCTACACCTTCCCCGACCCGGGCCAGGGCCCCCTGACGGTGCGCATCGACGATCGTGGGCCAACGCCGCGCATGGTTGCCGAGGCCCGCGACGAGGATGGCGCGCCGCTCGACCTAGCCGACGTCGGCGCGCGCGTGCGCCTGCCGGATGGCACCGAACAGACGCTGCGCCTGCTGCAGGTCGCACCCGGTCGCTACGAAGCGCCGCTGCCGGCCGCCACCACGGGCGCATACCAGGTCGATGTCGCGTTGCGCAAGGCGGCACTCCACCTCCAAACCAGCACCGGCTGGAGTCGCCCCTATCCGGCCGAATATGCCGTCGCAGCCGATCGCGCCCTGCTGGAGCGCATCGCCACGAGCAGCGGTGGACAGGTGCTGAGCACACCCGAAGCTGCCCTGCGCGAGCTGCAGGCCGGGCAGCCGCGTCCGACGCGGGCCTTCTGGCCCTGGCTGATCGGCGCGGCGCTGGCGCTCTGGCCACTGGAGATCGCCATACGGCGCGGCTGGCTCGGTCGGCGCTGA
- a CDS encoding VWA domain-containing protein has product MTFLLPLGLLSLLILPLIVVLHLREQRRVRQRVPSLEIWRELQRSTPQPRPRRLPLTLLLLLHLLLAALLGLALGQPLLAALREPARHVALIIDTSSSMAAIDAPGSRLAAARNAARSILSDLRRGDSAALIELGATPRLLAQGDGSEHSALLKQLDQLVAGGPDGDLPTALNLAQASAPADMAVRVIVLTDSALRAPETITLRGELSWRVFGTGTDNVAIVAFAARPLRDGRHQLYARVANLGTTPIARTLFLDLDGRRVASEPMRLAPGSFAEWSWPLPAGTQRAEASLSGSDILPLDDRAGVVLQGTFQARVLLVSAADTPLERALRALRGLQVERIAPDEYRVAREADLVVFVNTLPSELPDAPVLIVAPPPQQALVRVEERLSDPETISVVDERFGGIDFGPVTFERWLSLTPPPWASVAVESNGDALVLTGRYNGQPIAIWGFDPAASNLPHRLAFPLLTAATTEVLLPQAADRLPLGAPAPVDLRREDGLEVAAGERLRQAGLYRSPAGGALAVNATDAAESNLQPRRQPTVRALPAPITADSDAPVGRELWKPLIVGALLVLALEWLYIHRRGSLRTPRAHSIRP; this is encoded by the coding sequence ATGACCTTTCTGCTGCCACTGGGCCTGCTCTCGCTGCTGATCCTGCCGCTGATCGTGGTGCTGCACCTGCGTGAACAGCGGCGCGTACGACAGCGCGTGCCCTCGCTGGAGATCTGGCGCGAGCTGCAACGTTCCACGCCGCAGCCGCGTCCCCGCCGGCTGCCGCTGACGTTGCTACTGTTGCTGCACCTGCTGTTGGCGGCGCTCTTGGGCCTGGCGCTGGGCCAACCGCTGCTGGCGGCGCTGCGCGAACCGGCGCGCCATGTGGCGCTGATCATCGATACGTCGAGCAGCATGGCGGCGATCGACGCGCCTGGGAGCCGCCTGGCAGCGGCCCGCAACGCTGCCCGCAGCATCCTGAGTGACCTGCGCCGTGGTGATAGCGCCGCACTGATTGAGCTGGGCGCCACACCACGGCTGCTGGCGCAGGGCGATGGCAGCGAGCATAGCGCGCTGCTGAAGCAGCTCGATCAGCTCGTCGCCGGCGGTCCTGATGGCGATCTGCCGACCGCGCTCAACCTGGCGCAGGCGAGCGCTCCCGCCGACATGGCAGTGCGGGTGATCGTCCTCACCGACAGCGCCCTGCGCGCACCCGAGACGATCACGCTGCGCGGCGAGCTGAGCTGGCGCGTCTTCGGCACGGGCACGGACAACGTTGCGATCGTGGCCTTTGCCGCGCGGCCTCTGCGCGATGGTCGCCACCAGCTCTACGCGCGCGTCGCCAACCTGGGCACCACGCCGATCGCGCGCACGCTCTTCCTCGATCTCGATGGACGGCGCGTCGCCAGTGAGCCGATGCGCCTGGCACCGGGCAGCTTTGCCGAATGGAGCTGGCCACTGCCGGCGGGAACGCAGCGCGCCGAGGCCAGCCTCTCCGGCAGCGACATCCTGCCGCTCGACGATCGCGCCGGCGTGGTGCTCCAGGGCACATTCCAGGCGCGCGTGCTGCTGGTCAGCGCCGCGGACACGCCTCTGGAGCGCGCCCTGCGCGCCCTGCGCGGCCTGCAAGTCGAACGCATCGCTCCCGACGAATACCGCGTCGCGCGCGAGGCCGATCTGGTCGTCTTCGTCAACACGCTGCCGTCCGAGCTGCCGGACGCACCGGTGCTGATCGTCGCGCCGCCACCGCAACAGGCGCTGGTGCGCGTCGAGGAGCGCCTGAGCGATCCCGAAACGATCAGCGTGGTGGACGAGCGCTTCGGCGGGATCGACTTCGGACCGGTCACCTTCGAGCGCTGGTTGAGCCTCACGCCGCCGCCGTGGGCCAGCGTGGCCGTGGAGAGCAACGGCGACGCGCTGGTGCTCACCGGCCGGTACAACGGTCAGCCAATCGCTATCTGGGGGTTCGATCCGGCAGCCTCGAACCTGCCCCACCGCCTGGCGTTTCCGTTGCTGACCGCGGCCACAACCGAGGTGCTGCTGCCGCAGGCAGCCGATCGCCTGCCGCTGGGCGCGCCCGCGCCGGTCGATCTGCGCCGCGAGGACGGTCTGGAGGTCGCCGCCGGCGAACGCCTCAGGCAAGCGGGGCTGTACCGCAGCCCCGCCGGTGGCGCGCTCGCCGTCAACGCCACCGACGCCGCCGAGAGCAATCTGCAACCACGCAGACAGCCCACCGTTCGCGCCCTGCCAGCGCCCATCACCGCCGATAGCGATGCGCCAGTTGGCCGCGAGCTGTGGAAGCCGCTGATCGTCGGGGCGCTGCTGGTGCTGGCCCTTGAATGGCTGTATATCCACCGCCGGGGTTCGCTGCGAACGCCGCGCGCGCACTCGATCCGCCCATGA
- a CDS encoding DUF58 domain-containing protein, with amino-acid sequence MWWKTISRRSAQTARAAHPTGLLDEAFLRRLERLTLAARRSLRGGLNGVHPSRRRLPAPTFSDHRPYSASDDLRYVDWNAYARQEHLFLKLGETEQDINVHLLLDRSRSMDYGQGDQHKLHYGRLLLAALGYLALTGGDRLHAAAFDADLDATWGPARVKARVLDLLGYAAAITPGGASRIEAVLEGYAHRRHGGLLIVISDLWSVRDPDALLRHLPPPRWQVLLLHLLHPDELQPRLSGELELEDSESAARLALSADPATLAAYRQRVQRWCELLAAACARRGATYERLTTDRPLERSVIPYLRLRQVLQG; translated from the coding sequence ATGTGGTGGAAGACTATTTCTCGCCGTAGCGCGCAGACGGCGCGCGCTGCCCACCCTACCGGCCTGCTGGACGAGGCCTTTTTGCGGCGGCTGGAACGCCTCACGCTGGCCGCCCGCCGCTCGCTGCGCGGCGGTCTGAACGGCGTGCACCCCAGCCGGCGGCGCCTGCCCGCGCCGACCTTCAGCGATCATCGCCCCTACTCCGCCAGCGACGATCTCCGTTATGTCGATTGGAACGCCTACGCCCGTCAGGAACACCTGTTTCTGAAGCTGGGCGAGACCGAGCAAGATATCAACGTCCATCTGCTGCTCGATCGCAGCCGTTCGATGGACTACGGCCAAGGCGATCAGCACAAGCTGCACTACGGCCGTCTGCTGCTGGCGGCGCTGGGCTACCTGGCCCTGACCGGCGGTGATCGCCTGCACGCTGCCGCCTTCGACGCCGACCTCGACGCCACCTGGGGACCGGCGCGCGTCAAGGCGCGCGTGCTCGACCTCCTGGGCTACGCTGCCGCGATCACGCCCGGCGGCGCGAGCCGTATTGAAGCCGTGCTAGAAGGCTATGCCCACCGCAGGCACGGTGGTCTGCTGATCGTCATCTCGGATCTGTGGAGCGTGCGCGATCCGGACGCGCTGCTGCGCCATCTGCCGCCACCGCGCTGGCAGGTGCTGCTGCTCCACCTGTTGCACCCCGATGAGCTCCAGCCTCGCCTGAGCGGCGAACTGGAACTCGAAGATAGCGAAAGCGCCGCGCGTCTGGCGCTCAGCGCCGACCCGGCCACGCTGGCAGCCTATCGCCAGCGGGTGCAGCGCTGGTGCGAGCTGCTGGCCGCCGCCTGCGCACGGCGCGGCGCGACCTATGAACGCCTGACGACCGACCGTCCGCTCGAGCGCAGTGTGATTCCCTACCTGCGCCTGCGCCAGGTGCTACAGGGCTGA
- a CDS encoding peptidase MA family metallohydrolase produces the protein MKRHPASAILRWFLLLAALLISDATGAVQGQTQAVEWREQRTTYFAILYPPDAASAAAEYARFVDGVYTEVSAIFNYSPATPVTLRIYPTLELYEQINPLAAQVPGVVAHAHTGRREISIALPQTVGQAHEQIVNNVRHELAHIIAADLSGNRLTTAFQEGIAQYVEHPGPDLEAKMRLMRQIIDQGQLLPWSELNRPGVAYSAPQISYPQSYTIVAFLIERDGMATFRRFLEASRTSSGYHGALETAYGVSAAQLEQEWRAWLDAFVNGDYRRLTTSAFDLTGIETTIARGDYEAARTELERIVASLQQSGDRQRLAQAEALLQRAGDGLRALRLTDEARAALTRGEYDLVEQHAAEAARLFDALGQPRRRDTLESYRQLAAEGRAAQQQVVRAQAELRTLRVWQARDRLLQAYTTFLRLGDEAQADQVRQALLQINHIQTMMAVGLVVLAALLLGWNVQRRFSGQEPYLPFA, from the coding sequence ATGAAGCGGCATCCTGCGAGCGCGATCCTGCGGTGGTTCCTGCTGCTCGCTGCGCTGCTGATCTCCGATGCGACGGGGGCGGTCCAGGGGCAGACACAGGCCGTTGAATGGCGCGAACAGCGCACCACCTACTTCGCCATCCTGTATCCTCCCGACGCCGCCTCGGCTGCCGCTGAGTATGCGCGCTTTGTGGATGGCGTCTATACCGAGGTCAGTGCGATCTTCAACTACAGCCCGGCCACGCCGGTCACGCTGCGCATCTACCCGACCCTGGAGCTGTACGAGCAGATCAATCCGTTGGCGGCGCAGGTACCAGGCGTCGTTGCGCACGCACATACTGGCAGGCGTGAGATCAGCATTGCGCTGCCGCAGACGGTCGGTCAGGCGCACGAGCAGATCGTCAACAACGTGCGCCATGAGCTGGCGCATATCATCGCTGCGGACCTTTCCGGCAACCGACTGACGACCGCCTTCCAGGAGGGTATCGCCCAGTACGTGGAGCATCCCGGCCCCGATCTGGAGGCCAAAATGCGCCTGATGCGTCAGATCATCGATCAGGGGCAGCTCTTGCCATGGAGCGAGCTCAATCGTCCCGGTGTCGCCTACAGCGCGCCGCAGATCAGCTATCCGCAGAGCTATACGATCGTTGCCTTTCTGATCGAGCGCGACGGGATGGCGACCTTCCGGCGCTTCCTGGAAGCCAGTCGCACCAGCAGCGGCTACCACGGCGCGCTGGAGACGGCCTATGGCGTCAGCGCCGCGCAGCTCGAACAGGAGTGGCGCGCCTGGCTGGACGCCTTCGTCAACGGCGACTATCGCCGTCTGACAACGTCCGCGTTCGATCTAACCGGGATCGAGACGACCATCGCCCGGGGCGACTACGAGGCTGCGCGCACGGAACTGGAGCGCATCGTGGCTTCGCTGCAGCAGAGCGGTGATCGCCAGCGGTTGGCGCAGGCCGAGGCGCTGCTGCAACGCGCCGGCGATGGCCTGCGCGCGCTGCGGCTGACGGATGAGGCCAGAGCTGCACTCACGCGCGGCGAGTACGATCTCGTCGAGCAGCATGCTGCCGAGGCCGCGCGGCTCTTCGATGCGCTGGGACAGCCCCGCCGCCGCGACACGCTGGAGAGCTATCGGCAACTAGCCGCCGAGGGCCGCGCCGCCCAGCAACAGGTGGTCCGCGCTCAGGCGGAGCTGCGCACGCTGCGCGTGTGGCAGGCGCGCGACCGGCTGCTACAGGCCTATACCACCTTCCTGCGCCTGGGCGATGAAGCTCAGGCCGATCAGGTGCGGCAGGCGCTGCTGCAGATCAACCACATCCAGACGATGATGGCCGTCGGCTTGGTGGTGCTGGCCGCGCTGCTGCTGGGCTGGAACGTACAGCGTCGTTTTAGTGGCCAAGAACCGTATCTGCCGTTCGCCTGA
- a CDS encoding CAP domain-containing protein produces the protein MTVRPCVRLSSLVLSALLLALALLLPREVAASPQRTQELTHQVIVLTNQYRQAAGCAPLLWNAQLATAAQRHATDMASNNYFSHISRNGASFGARIRSAGYRYRLAAENIAAGQLSPEEVVATWMNSPAHRANILNCRLREIGVGFSESPTSTYGTYWVQNFGSR, from the coding sequence ATGACAGTCCGACCATGTGTTCGCCTGTCCTCGCTGGTCTTGTCCGCCCTGTTGCTGGCTCTGGCGCTGCTGCTCCCGCGTGAAGTCGCAGCATCGCCGCAACGTACGCAAGAGCTAACCCATCAGGTCATCGTTCTGACCAATCAATACCGCCAGGCCGCCGGGTGTGCTCCTCTGCTGTGGAACGCGCAACTGGCCACGGCTGCGCAACGGCACGCGACCGATATGGCAAGCAACAACTACTTCAGCCATATCAGCCGCAACGGCGCATCCTTTGGCGCGCGTATTCGCAGTGCCGGCTATCGCTACCGGCTCGCCGCCGAGAACATCGCCGCCGGTCAGCTCTCGCCCGAAGAGGTCGTCGCTACCTGGATGAATAGCCCGGCCCATCGTGCCAACATTCTGAACTGCCGGCTGCGGGAGATCGGCGTCGGGTTCAGCGAGTCGCCCACCAGCACCTACGGCACCTACTGGGTGCAAAACTTCGGCAGCCGCTAA
- a CDS encoding SH3 domain-containing protein: protein MRQKQERRSEMWWRGHNDALAGDPPNESYYHYYYDYKLAYNQTRREQQRARRRQRLQRLTRGGSLPLALALLALLAGGLWYLVHSGDRSNAEALAPTVTPRPTPRPTLTPFIPTATSAPVLRVDGFAVVTGTDGVVLRARAKPGTESQIVTRFREGEQVRILEGPQSADGMEWWRVEAAGQSGWAAAPFLQAIPTPTTP, encoded by the coding sequence ATGCGGCAGAAGCAGGAACGGCGCAGCGAGATGTGGTGGCGCGGCCACAACGACGCGTTGGCCGGCGATCCGCCCAACGAGAGCTACTACCACTACTACTATGATTACAAACTGGCCTATAACCAGACACGGCGCGAGCAACAGCGCGCGCGGCGCCGGCAACGGCTGCAGCGCCTGACGCGCGGCGGCAGCCTACCGCTGGCGCTGGCACTCCTGGCGCTGCTGGCCGGTGGGCTGTGGTATCTGGTGCACAGCGGCGATCGCTCCAACGCGGAAGCGCTCGCGCCCACGGTCACGCCGCGCCCCACGCCGCGGCCTACGCTCACGCCGTTCATACCCACGGCTACGTCGGCGCCGGTGTTACGCGTGGATGGCTTTGCTGTGGTGACCGGCACGGATGGCGTGGTGCTGCGCGCGCGCGCCAAGCCCGGTACCGAGAGCCAGATCGTCACGCGCTTCCGCGAGGGCGAGCAGGTGCGCATCCTTGAAGGGCCGCAATCCGCCGATGGTATGGAGTGGTGGCGCGTCGAAGCCGCCGGTCAGAGCGGCTGGGCCGCCGCGCCGTTCCTCCAGGCGATTCCGACGCCGACGACACCCTGA
- a CDS encoding response regulator, with protein sequence MTPVRIVLVDDHAMLRDGVRMVLEAQPGFEVVGTADNGYDAIQLIAELRPDIAILDVAMPGLNGLQATREIRNVSPETQVVILSMHEGEEYLREALRAGAAGYVLKRAAAKELVGAIQAVQRGASYLDPALTRTLISDYVRQVERADEAPDSLTERELEVLKLVAEGMTNRQIALKLNISIKTVQTHRANLMDKLNLHDRTEVVRYAIRRGLIQP encoded by the coding sequence ATGACTCCTGTACGCATCGTGCTGGTGGACGACCACGCTATGCTGCGCGACGGTGTGCGTATGGTCCTGGAAGCGCAGCCAGGCTTCGAGGTCGTCGGCACTGCCGATAATGGATACGACGCGATTCAGTTGATTGCTGAACTGCGTCCCGATATCGCCATTCTGGATGTGGCCATGCCCGGGCTCAACGGCCTACAGGCGACGCGTGAGATTCGCAATGTCTCGCCCGAAACGCAGGTAGTGATCCTGTCGATGCACGAGGGTGAGGAGTACCTGCGCGAGGCGCTGCGGGCCGGTGCAGCGGGCTACGTGCTTAAGCGCGCTGCCGCTAAAGAACTGGTGGGCGCGATCCAAGCCGTGCAGCGTGGCGCCTCCTACCTCGATCCTGCCCTGACGCGCACGCTGATCAGCGACTATGTGCGCCAGGTCGAACGCGCCGATGAAGCGCCCGACTCGCTCACCGAGCGCGAGCTGGAGGTGCTCAAGCTGGTCGCCGAGGGCATGACCAACCGCCAAATCGCGCTCAAGCTGAACATCAGCATCAAGACGGTGCAGACGCACCGCGCCAATCTAATGGATAAACTCAATCTCCACGATCGCACCGAGGTGGTGCGCTACGCCATTCGGCGTGGTCTGATCCAGCCCTAA